A portion of the Rhodococcus pseudokoreensis genome contains these proteins:
- the rpsE gene encoding 30S ribosomal protein S5, producing MPGRQRRDGGSGPAGQNGPNTGDNRGGGDRRGGGRDDRRGGQSAEKSNHIERVVTINRVSKVVKGGRRFSFTALVIVGDGNGLVGVGYGKAKEVPAAIQKGVEEARKSFFRVPMIGSTITHPIQGEAAAGVVMLRPASPGTGVIAGGAVRAVLECAGIHDILSKSLGSDNAINVVHATVAALKGLQRPEEVAARRGLALEDVAPAGMLRARAQAGSVK from the coding sequence ATGCCGGGACGTCAGAGGCGTGACGGCGGAAGCGGACCCGCCGGACAGAATGGCCCCAACACCGGGGACAACCGCGGCGGCGGCGACCGTCGTGGTGGCGGTCGCGACGATCGTCGCGGCGGACAGTCGGCCGAGAAGTCGAACCACATCGAGCGCGTCGTCACGATCAACCGCGTGTCGAAGGTGGTCAAGGGTGGTCGTCGCTTCAGCTTCACCGCTCTGGTGATCGTGGGCGACGGCAACGGACTGGTCGGCGTCGGCTACGGCAAGGCCAAGGAAGTTCCTGCGGCCATCCAGAAGGGCGTCGAGGAGGCTCGCAAGAGCTTCTTCCGCGTTCCGATGATCGGCAGCACCATCACGCACCCGATTCAGGGTGAGGCCGCAGCGGGCGTCGTCATGCTGCGTCCGGCAAGCCCCGGTACCGGTGTCATCGCCGGTGGCGCGGTGCGTGCCGTGCTGGAATGCGCCGGCATCCACGACATTCTGTCGAAGTCGCTCGGTAGCGACAACGCCATCAATGTTGTGCATGCGACCGTCGCTGCGCTCAAGGGCCTGCAGCGCCCCGAGGAAGTTGCCGCTCGCCGCGGTCTCGCCCTCGAGGACGTTGCCCCCGCCGGCATGCTGCGTGCGCGCGCACAGGCTGGGAGCGTGAAGTAA
- a CDS encoding adenylate kinase: MRLVLLGPPGAGKGTQAAILSEKLGVPHISTGDLFRANIGQATPLGLEAKKYLDAGDLVPSEITNNMVKARVGEPDAANGFLLDGFPRTVDQAQALEAILAELNTKLDAVLSFIVDEDVVVERMLARGRADDKEDVIRNRLRVYREETAPLLDHYKEQLVTVDALGEVDEVNARALAALGK; encoded by the coding sequence GTGAGACTTGTCCTCCTTGGTCCTCCCGGTGCAGGCAAGGGCACCCAGGCCGCGATCCTGTCCGAGAAGCTCGGCGTCCCGCACATCTCCACGGGCGACCTGTTCCGCGCGAACATCGGCCAGGCCACCCCTCTCGGCCTCGAGGCGAAGAAGTACCTGGACGCCGGGGACCTGGTTCCCAGCGAGATCACCAACAACATGGTGAAGGCCCGCGTCGGCGAGCCGGATGCCGCCAACGGGTTCCTCCTCGACGGTTTCCCCCGGACCGTCGACCAGGCTCAGGCGCTCGAGGCGATCCTGGCCGAGCTGAACACCAAGCTCGACGCCGTGCTGTCGTTCATCGTCGACGAGGACGTCGTGGTCGAGCGGATGCTGGCCCGTGGCCGCGCCGACGACAAGGAAGACGTCATCCGCAACCGGCTCCGGGTGTACCGCGAGGAGACCGCGCCGCTGCTCGATCACTACAAGGAGCAGCTGGTGACCGTCGACGCCCTCGGTGAGGTCGACGAGGTCAACGCTCGCGCACTGGCAGCGCTGGGTAAGTAA
- the map gene encoding type I methionyl aminopeptidase, with amino-acid sequence MGFGRKRKVVPFRTAGELDAMAAAGAIVGAALVAVREAAKPGVSTLELDEVAESVIRGAGAVPSFKGYHGFSGSICSSVNDRVVHGIPSAEDILAEGDLVSIDCGAILDGWHGDSAWTFGVGDIIEADQQLSEATRLSMEAGIAAMLPGNRLTDISHAIELGTRAAEVAHDRKYGIVDGYGGHGIGREMHMEPFLANEGAPGKGPQLVVGSVLAIEPMLTLGTTDTVVLEDDWTVVTTDGTRAAHWEHTVAVTEDGPRILTLRPE; translated from the coding sequence ATGGGCTTCGGGCGTAAGCGCAAGGTCGTTCCGTTCCGGACCGCGGGCGAGCTGGACGCGATGGCGGCCGCCGGTGCCATCGTCGGTGCGGCTCTCGTCGCGGTCCGCGAAGCGGCGAAGCCGGGTGTGAGCACGCTCGAACTCGACGAGGTGGCCGAGTCGGTCATCCGTGGCGCCGGCGCCGTGCCGTCGTTCAAGGGCTACCACGGGTTCAGCGGGTCGATCTGTTCGTCAGTGAACGATCGCGTGGTGCACGGGATTCCCTCGGCAGAAGACATTCTCGCCGAGGGAGACCTCGTCTCCATCGACTGCGGCGCCATTCTCGACGGCTGGCACGGCGACTCCGCGTGGACGTTCGGTGTCGGCGACATCATCGAAGCGGACCAGCAGCTCAGCGAGGCCACCCGGCTGTCGATGGAGGCGGGGATCGCGGCCATGCTGCCCGGCAACCGGCTCACCGACATCTCGCACGCCATCGAACTCGGCACCCGCGCCGCCGAGGTCGCGCACGACCGCAAGTACGGCATCGTCGACGGCTACGGCGGTCACGGCATCGGCCGGGAAATGCACATGGAGCCGTTCCTCGCCAACGAGGGAGCCCCCGGCAAGGGGCCTCAACTGGTGGTCGGTTCCGTTCTGGCGATCGAGCCGATGCTGACCCTCGGTACCACGGATACGGTTGTCCTCGAGGATGATTGGACCGTCGTCACCACGGACGGCACCCGTGCGGCGCATTGGGAGCACACGGTCGCCGTCACCGAGGACGGACCGCGCATCCTGACCCTGCGTCCGGAGTAG
- the rplO gene encoding 50S ribosomal protein L15, whose amino-acid sequence MTIKLHHLRPAPGAKSDKIRVGRGEGGKRGKTAGRGTKGTKARKNVPAAFEGGQMPLHMRLPKLKGFTNPFRTEYQVVNVGDIARLFPEGGQVTVEDLVAKGAVRKNQLVKVLGDGDLTVAVQVTVDKFTGSAKEKIAAAGGTATEL is encoded by the coding sequence ATGACCATCAAACTGCATCACCTGCGCCCCGCGCCGGGAGCCAAGTCCGACAAGATCCGCGTCGGTCGTGGTGAGGGCGGCAAGCGCGGCAAGACCGCAGGCCGCGGCACGAAGGGCACCAAGGCCCGCAAGAATGTGCCCGCCGCCTTCGAGGGTGGACAGATGCCGCTGCACATGCGTCTGCCCAAGCTCAAGGGCTTCACCAACCCGTTCCGCACCGAGTACCAGGTCGTCAACGTCGGCGACATCGCCCGTCTGTTCCCCGAGGGTGGACAGGTCACGGTCGAGGACCTCGTTGCCAAGGGTGCCGTTCGCAAGAACCAGCTCGTCAAGGTTCTCGGCGACGGCGACCTGACTGTCGCCGTCCAGGTGACGGTCGACAAGTTCACCGGCTCCGCCAAGGAGAAGATCGCTGCTGCCGGTGGTACCGCCACCGAGCTGTGA
- the dtd gene encoding D-aminoacyl-tRNA deacylase, with product MRALVQRVTSASVRVDGDEVGRITPPAGGHGLLVLVGVTHTDDSAKAALLAKKVWTMRILENEQSAADLDAPVLVASQFTLMADTRRGRRPSWSAAAPRPVAEPLVDEFTGALRELGATVETGVFGEHMEISLVNDGPVTLLIDV from the coding sequence GTGCGCGCCCTGGTACAGCGAGTGACGTCCGCGTCGGTCCGAGTGGACGGCGACGAGGTGGGACGGATCACTCCCCCGGCCGGCGGCCACGGGCTGCTCGTCCTGGTCGGCGTCACCCATACGGACGACTCGGCGAAGGCGGCGCTGCTCGCTAAGAAGGTGTGGACCATGCGCATCCTGGAGAACGAGCAGTCCGCTGCCGACCTCGACGCCCCGGTGCTCGTCGCCAGTCAGTTCACGCTGATGGCGGACACCCGGCGGGGCAGGCGCCCGTCCTGGTCCGCCGCGGCGCCGAGGCCCGTGGCGGAACCACTGGTGGACGAGTTCACCGGCGCCCTCCGCGAGCTGGGCGCAACCGTCGAGACGGGCGTGTTCGGCGAACACATGGAGATCAGCCTCGTCAACGACGGCCCGGTGACGCTGCTGATCGACGTGTAG
- the secY gene encoding preprotein translocase subunit SecY: MLSAFVSALRTPDLRRKILIALGLVALYRIGAVIPSPGVDYANVRSCVDQLSGGDTAGIYSLINLFSGGALLQLSIFAIGIMPYITASIIVQLLTVVIPKFEELRKEGQSGQAKMTQYTRYLSIALAILQATGIVALASRGQLLQGCQEEIIADKSIFGLVIIVLVMTAGAALVMWFGEVITERGVGNGMSLLIFSGIASRLPSEGKAILDSRGGLIFAIICVAALAIIAGVVFVEQGQRRIPVQYAKRMVGRKMYGGSSTYLPLKVNQAGIIPVIFASSLLYLPNLIAQLTGATSAADPSWWQRIINEYLVNPNNPVYIVIYFALIVFFVFFYVAITFNPEERADEMKKFGGFIPGIRPGRPTADYLNYVLNRITVPGSIYLGLIAVLPHFFLSGSQTSSSIFGGAAVLILVSVALDTVKQIESQLMQRNYEGFLK, translated from the coding sequence TTGCTTTCCGCCTTCGTCTCGGCCCTCAGGACCCCGGACCTGAGGCGGAAGATCCTCATCGCGCTCGGTCTCGTTGCGCTGTATCGCATCGGTGCCGTGATCCCGTCGCCGGGCGTGGACTACGCCAACGTCCGATCGTGTGTCGATCAGCTGTCGGGCGGCGATACCGCGGGCATCTACTCGCTGATCAACCTGTTTTCCGGCGGTGCACTGCTGCAGCTGTCGATCTTCGCGATCGGCATCATGCCGTACATCACGGCCAGCATCATCGTCCAGCTGTTGACGGTCGTCATTCCGAAGTTCGAGGAACTCCGGAAGGAAGGCCAGTCCGGCCAGGCGAAGATGACGCAGTACACGCGCTATCTGTCGATCGCCCTGGCGATCCTGCAGGCCACCGGCATCGTGGCGCTCGCGTCCCGCGGCCAGCTGCTGCAGGGATGTCAGGAAGAGATCATCGCCGACAAGAGCATCTTCGGTCTCGTGATCATCGTGCTGGTCATGACCGCGGGTGCTGCACTCGTCATGTGGTTCGGCGAGGTCATCACCGAGCGCGGTGTCGGCAACGGCATGTCGCTGCTGATCTTCTCGGGTATCGCGTCCCGCCTGCCGTCCGAGGGCAAGGCCATCCTGGACAGCCGCGGTGGACTGATCTTCGCGATCATCTGCGTCGCGGCGCTCGCCATCATCGCCGGCGTGGTCTTCGTCGAGCAGGGCCAGCGGCGCATCCCGGTGCAGTACGCCAAGCGCATGGTCGGCCGCAAGATGTACGGCGGTTCGTCGACGTACCTGCCGCTCAAGGTCAACCAGGCCGGCATCATCCCGGTCATCTTCGCGTCGTCGCTGCTGTACCTGCCGAACCTCATCGCGCAGCTCACCGGCGCCACGTCGGCCGCCGACCCCAGCTGGTGGCAGCGGATCATCAACGAATACCTGGTGAATCCGAACAACCCGGTGTACATCGTCATCTACTTCGCGCTGATCGTGTTCTTCGTGTTCTTCTACGTCGCGATCACGTTCAATCCGGAAGAGCGCGCGGACGAGATGAAGAAGTTCGGCGGCTTCATCCCCGGTATCCGCCCGGGTCGCCCCACCGCGGACTACCTGAATTACGTGCTCAACCGCATCACCGTTCCCGGCTCGATCTACCTCGGCCTGATCGCGGTGCTGCCCCACTTCTTCCTGTCCGGAAGCCAGACCTCCAGCAGCATCTTCGGTGGTGCGGCCGTGCTGATTCTCGTCAGCGTCGCCCTGGACACGGTCAAGCAGATCGAAAGTCAATTGATGCAACGTAACTACGAAGGGTTCCTCAAGTGA
- the rpmD gene encoding 50S ribosomal protein L30, whose protein sequence is MAELKVTQIKSTIGTKQNQRNSLRTLGLKGIRQTVVREDNAQNRGLINVVRHLVTVEEV, encoded by the coding sequence ATGGCCGAACTCAAGGTCACTCAGATCAAGAGCACCATCGGTACCAAGCAGAACCAGCGGAACTCGCTGCGCACCCTCGGCTTGAAGGGCATCCGTCAGACGGTTGTCCGCGAGGACAATGCGCAGAACCGCGGTCTGATCAACGTGGTGCGCCACCTCGTCACAGTTGAGGAGGTCTAA